tcacttactaCAGATAACTCACTCTTTCTCATCTGAAATAAACAAAGTCAATAAGTCTTACAAAATGGAATCCACGCTCAGTAATTATAGATGAATTTCTCTATTGACATTTACCTGTATGAGATATATGGCACACTTGATTTACATATGCTTAAAGTCCTTAAGAAGTATGTTACTcacatatattataaaataattaccacaacaaatGAGTTACTATCCAACATCTTATTTAaatctaataaattaatttaagttTACTTGTGATGATAACTCCTGGGATGTTCTCTAAAATTTTTATATGTAACATGTATCTATATTGTGACATAATACTATGCTTTATATTCTTAGTAGTTATATTAAAagttcaagtttttaaaaaattttattaataaaaaagaaacactgaaaaaaccataggataagaggagaacaattctatacaattcatCCCCCCCCAACCAGAACTCTGCAAcacctcccctctcctgatagctttcctattctttaaccaactGCTGTTGGATTGCAtagtgtgggggagagagaagagatcaggTACTCAtggcagagcgggaacacaatgcttTATTCAAGGGGACACCCAGGGTTGGGTGTGGGCACAGTGGTTTAGGCCAAGTGGagttagcaaaatggctgcctcccactatgccctcCAGCCCTTCTCCAGAGAAAATAAAGCGAAACCAGAACAGCAGCAGGATATATAGGGTAAAgagggaagtggcaagtcaggaagtGGCAAGTTAGGAactggattggctaggaaagggggtggaaagaggcaaaaggcatgctgggaaagtggaagcatccttagcaactgatggaatggttttaactgaattagcaataccttgaggggataatgtggtggggatatttcaggcaaaacaattagtaaagtcatagaccccttgaaatataccaaaaatagacctactagtttttttccaaaatggagaccccaagtctcaattgctgtattcttacctttaggttccagattagtaaacaatttgttcttctttacatcttaatgcttattcagccaccaagttgcagatgttaacatgatgccaacctgactcccctgggcacaCAACCTCAACAATGTACCCTAGAAACCCATctctctggagctctgcttcattagggaaagagagagacaggctaggagtatggatggaactgccaatgcccatgttcattgggcaagcaattacaggagccagaacatCCATCTTCTGCTCCACATAAtcatcctgtgtccatactcccagagagataaagaataggaaagctttcagtggaactctggtgatggcaaATGTGGAATTTAACCATTCCTATCCAtagtttttttttgatattttctaaattatatgtttttttaaaaaaagaactaataaataaataaataagtctccaTGTTAAGAAAaaattcagaaggctataaatgaatctacttagtttttttttttttctctctctctccctacaagAAGCTGGTCCACTACAGAACATAAACTACACAAAAGTTTATATGGAATGCACTCTTTGGTTCTTccttcttgttgtcatcatcTGGGCTTCACAGAtctgagatgactttttcagataggaaagtagaaagagagagaaaaagacacagagagagaggaagaaaagagagtgaTCACTGTAGCAAACCTTCTCAATTCAGTGTGTGGGGGGCAGGCTGAACATTAGTTGTAAACATAACAAAGCAGTGCACTTTCCATGTCAGCTATTTAGCATCactcattattttatatttttataattttaaatgatttttaaaaaatttttattatcttcatttatttgatagaaacagcctgaaacatcgaggagtggggagatagagaagagagtactagagagacacctgcaaccctggttcaccattcatgaagctttcctaatACAGGTGGGAAAAGAGGCCTTGAaagtggatccttgtgcactataatatgtgcatcagccaggtgtgccaccacgtggtCCCAAGCCTCACTCTTTAAGTAGCTCTTTTATCCTAGGTTATAAAAACAATTATACTGGAATTTTATAGCTAGTTTTATGTTGTTATATTTCAGAATTCAAATGAAATCTAAATGTTAATGATGAGTCCAAGatgagaaagggaaaagggaaaaaattttccaTCCCCTCTAATGTCAGATTCCTTTCTGTGCTTTCCACTGTACCattgttgtgcccagaagttcgagtcctgatctcacacaaggaagaccagcatcacatgcaatagcaagagcctttattagcaagcttaagcttgggcgcTGACACCCTTCCACACATGGGCAGAATCTGCTGCAGAGGACCCGGCAACATTGTTGCTCTcggctttttatagtacacagaaCAAGAGCGGTTGTTTCAGTTTAATGGCTGTAAGGGCTAGTGTTGGTTTGAGCGGTTGTTTCAGTTTAATGGCTGTAAGGGCTAGTGTTGGTTTCAATATAAAAGTCTCTAACCAGTAGCAGTTGGTTccagtgtaacagtctctaagaaTTAACAGTCTCTAATCTCCACATTCTAATCTCCACACCATGATAAATCTATATTAGGGTTCAGTGAAAATAAAGGAAATCACAACTCCTGAAAGAACTGTGAGTTACtcacagaaatacacacacacacacacacacacacacatacacacacacacacacacacacacacacacatatatattccatTAATAGGGCTGGATCAAAGTAATGGGTTGGGTTTAAACAAACAGCAATTACACATAAATCCAGGGACTTAAATCTTCTAATTCTGAAGAGGTGATTAGCCAAACTGGAACAAAGATGTCAGAAATTTTGTGAGGGTCTTGAAATACGGCAATCAAATCATCAAGGGTATATTTGATTACAGGGACTGATAGTTTCTAGAAAATATTACATtgtaggggctaggcagtagcacagtgggttaagcacacatagcacaaagcacaaggtcctgcataaagatcccaggttccagcccccagttccccacctgcagggtatcacttcactagcagtgaagcagataatcaggtgtctatctttctttcctctctgccttcccctactcagttcctctctctcctatctaacaacaaaaatagctgtaacaacaataacaactacaacaagggcaacaaaatgggaaaatggcctccaggagcagtggattcatagtgtaggcactgagccctagcaataagcctggaggcaaaaagtatatatacataaataataatacattgcatacattatattatatatcaATATATGTAGTATGTTGTGATATGTAACAATGTGTCATATGAAATTATAGAATttatgttatatggaaaataatTCCACAGTACATGAATACacaaaattacattaaaataatGTATGAGtacatataaattaaataaatacaaacatacATAGAGGTAGTCAACAGAATGAAAGTATTAGTGGTACCAAGCTGAGAGGCCTATTTAAATTGCACTGATATGACTAACCTGAAAAATTATGAAGACTTCCAATTGCACTCACATCCCTTATTGGCAAAAGAAATTaaggggaattgggtggtagcgcagtgggttaagcgcacatggcgagaagcacagggaccctggtaaagatcctggttctagatcCAGGCTCCCAGCCTGCTTGGGtgtagcttcatgagcagtgaagttggtctgcaggtgtctatctttctcttcccttctctgtcttccccttttctccccatttctctctgtcctagccaacaacaacaacatcaataataactacaacaataactacaacaattaaaaaaaagggcaagaaaaggcaaaataaattttaaaaaataaaaaaagataaattagggAGAGAACTGTCAGTGGaggtgtgatttttttaaatttccattctCTGTGTGATAAaactagagaaaaagaaatgtgtttaATTTAAACCATGGTATAACAAAGTCAATACACATATACACCATCTATTAACTATGCCTTTGcttcacagacaaaaaaaaagagtccaatgAGAAAATAATACACAATTGCTGAGTGGAAATATGCTAAATAATAGCATATTTTCAGAATTATTTAATAGAGAATATTTATGATGCTAAACAATAAAAAGTCTCCAGGATTTACTAATGAAAGTTGACACATGTTGCATCATTTGTTTCTGGGAATCTAGATATGATTTATAGAAAAGTTCATAATTTTAGGGACTTCCGTCTTTGTGATTTCTGTCTTTGCAATCCTTTCTGATTCATAGATGCTGATCTTACTATTTTAGATGGAGTTGGAGATTTTTCATTCACTTTAGGCTGATTACTTTCATTTGGATCAATAATCCCTATATGCTTGGTCGATTTTCTCTTTTTGCTGATTTTAGTGTCCTTCCTGTTGCTCTCTGTGATGCTTTCAGCCTTATTTGTGTCCTTCCTGTTGCTCTCTGTAATGCTTTCAGccttatttatctttattgtttCACTGCTCTCTTCAGCCTCCTTCATTACTTCTCTTGTTTCACAGTACTTCAAACAAATCAAAATAAAAGCAACtaataaaaaaagtattaaacGAAGCAACCAAAATTGTCTCATACCTGTTTCAATTATTTTGGGTGCTGGGCCACTATCAACACTACCTCCAAGACCTGGACCTCCACAGTTAGGGGGACTCCATCCAAGATTGCAATGGCAGTGGTCTTTATTGTTGCAGACTCCATTCATTTTACAGAACTCACGGGAACAAGGACTTTTCAGATCTGACATAGGGACACATCTCCTTTTGATGCAgatatgctttgcaccacattctGTGCCATCTTTCACTTCACCAATATCAGGAATAGTCATCCCAAAATGGTAGTCAGTGCCCCAGCAGTTGATGCCATCAAGAGAAGTCCAATGCACAGTACTGTGATTACTCAGAAGAGGAATTTTATTCACGTTCACACACTGAACCCTTCCACACAGTATATTTTGAACATCACATTGTATATAAATGTGTTCACGGAGGCCACAGTGACCAAAACGGTCACCTCGTGTATTCATCTCTTGGTAGCATCTGTCATTTGCACTCTTGACTCCTTTACCAAAAATTTTCCCACACTGTTCATCACGATTATTGCATCTCTTTTCATAGCAGTAACCACCTGGGCATGGCATGCCCCCCTGCACATACACATCCTCTGGACAAAGATAAGATGTCCCATTGCACCATTCTGGGAGATCACATATGTTTTCGGCTGCTCTACACACTGTGCCTGCTGGCAAGATCTTGCAGTCTTTGCAGCAAAGCCCAGAGGCACAGTTAGCCCCAGGTCTCAGAGTACAGTTTGACTGACAACATGGATCTTTTGCACACAACTTTAAGGAGCCACAGTCACACTCTTCTTGTGGCTCAATCACATGGTTTCCACAGCGTGGGTATGTGAAGACCTGATCATGACTTGGTGGACTGTGTAAACACTTTACTTGCTGGGTGGTAACACCCCAAAAAGAGGCATAACTGCAATTGCTGAACTTTGTTGCATTTACTATACCAGCATACATTATGCATCCAGTAGTATCACCACATGTACATGTGTCCTTATCATGAGTTAACCCCAAATTGTGGCCCAGCTCATGGGTCACAATATAAGCAAATTCTTGCAGGTCATCATTTATAAAACTGTCAATTCCACAATTACTTTTTCTTTCACATACTGTTCCTACATTTGACTTACCAAGGATACCAGAGTAATCGTGATTTACAAAAATATGAGCAACATCATGTGGCACACGACTAATAACGCTGGTTTTCTTCCATCTGCAAAAATCTGATAAGAGAGTAGTTATGTTATCTGTTGGGATGGGGTTTTGGTTAGTCCAGATCTCAAGTCCAGTTAAAATCACCTCCACATccagtgattttaaaaagaaatctattcCATTCAGAACAGTGCACACATCTGCATACACATTTGAGGCATtgctgttgctatgaacatacctGTTGTGATCCACCACCACTGCCAGTTCTAAATACCGCCTGTGGGTCCACCAGCCTTCAAACCCACTCTGCATCAAAGTGGAATTGTCACTCTCCAGAGACTTTAGCTGCCATTCTATTTCTTCATCTGTTAACCCACATCTCAAGGGTGGGGATGTATCCTTGCGTTGCATCCTATACATCACGTGTTCAAATGTATCTGAATGATTTTGAGGTTTGATTTCATAAGCAATGTCATGTATCTGGAGCATTCCTCTAAAACCACCAAAACAGCTACTCAGGGCCACGAGGGACTCTGGGTCTCCCTCCACATATCCATGGTAGAAACAGTCACTTTGGACAAAGGGCTGGTCCTCAAGGAGAGCACCCTGGTCTGTGTAGGTGAACACTGGCATGTGTCTAGCTAGCAAATTCTTGTTGACTTTCATGTGGATGATGTGTGTCTGGCCTCCAAAATGCAAACTGTAAGAGATCCAGCCTGGGGGTCTCATGCTTCCACCAGTGCCTGTTATCTTTAAGggtgtcaccacttgtgagagaCCTTGACTTTGAAAGCACCCAAAGTGGGACAAtccaaaaagaaatagaaatatcttCATCCAGAAAAGCAGGGCTGTATGCCTCATATGTACCAAAGCCTCAGCCACAGCCATTATGCAGCCAACATTTGGAGCCATTGGTGACAGCTTCTAGGGGGCAGGGCAGGAAGCATCACTATTCGGTCTCTTCTGTGAGAAGGCTCTGTGCAGTGCTGACTTTGAATGATCTTCCTCTGGGTGTAGTCTCAGACCAGCAAAATGGGTAtcctaaaaatacaaaaaaaagacagactGGAGTAGGATTATGAAGTAGCCATAAGAAGGCATAAAAGGCAGCCAAAGTAACAATAAATGTGACAAGTTGACAGTGAACAGAATGAAGGGTTTGCGTTATTTTGTACTATGCTAATATTTAAGTATATAAGCATATATGAGCATTTCCACAACCaaggaccacacacacacaaaaaaaaaaaaaaaaaaaaaaacatattgtcACTGGGATTATCACTAGAGCTTAGTGCATGCACAATGTGCCCacagctcctggatgccatttgtttccttgttcatcctttgtttctttcttcttaaaaataaaaaaaaaaaaaacaattggacATAGCCAAGCTAGGATACTTGCAATACTGTTCACCACTTCTGAATATGTGTGACCTGGGAGCTTGTGtctggatttttgtttttggcCACATGTGAACTCTTATCAGGTGTGCCAATGTCTATGCCAAAATTGTATGGTCTTGATGAAATGTTCATGATTGATCTTGCTAGAGGATGAACTATGTATCACTATGTAGTATAAATACTAGTCTTCCTATTAATTTTTGAATGATAAATTATATATTGCCCCTAGTAGggagaagaaaaatataaatatatcattctttttcatttatataaaGTAACCTTCTAAAattataacttattttttaatttaatttaattaattattattttgccagagaactacacagctctggcttatgtggtaaggggaattgaacctaagactttagaGCCTGAGAATGAgtctctgtttgcataaccattatgctctctcccttgcCGCCAAATTTATAACTTACCCTAATTACCTTCTAAACTTATTTCAATTTGTGAAATTGCAATAGCAAGGTACCATTGGTTTTTATgtgcttttgtaatttttttttcttgtggagtTAGGCCTTTGCTTGTGCACACTTTAATTTAACCTGATCCTTATTTTCTTGCTTTCACCATTGCCATAACAaactttcaataaataaaaatcttggaAAACATAAGGGTGTTCTTAGAGgctaaaaaattttagaaatattgagtcttttactttggtgcaatatacaaaCTCCAgttcactttcttcttttgttttcacttctgaagaacaataaattttattttttgaaaaatatttttatattgttgGTATATTATTAGGATACTGATCTACTCTCCAGATATCTTCTGTTATATACATAGTTAATTACTAGTAGATATTGTAGTGGAAATAAATTACTCATGAACAATGTAATGTATTTGAGAAATATTAATTGATATAAATAAGCACATAAGAATTTATTTCTAGGATCACAGCTTGTAAGCAGCTAATAGGAAAATGATCTTTAAGCATATGTGAACTAGACTTCATTTGTCTTCATAACACTCTTATGTGCAATGATTGCAGGGACACACCTCCTGAGAGGACATACCATTTCCATTCATGGTATGATAGAGTATGAATATCTTACAAAACTTCAAAGTACCAGATACAatttgatgatttttttcatCTTGATAGCTTCATCAAATATGTAAATCTCTGTACCCTAGTAACCAGTCCCCTTTTTATGCTTATAACCTAGTTTACTATCTTTCAACATATAAGTAGCAATCCATTTAAAAGCCAATTTTACAACTCTCAAGTAAATTAGCATGGGGTAGGACATAATGAAGATTACAGACCCTCAAGATCAGAAAAATTGACAGttgtgttttgtttgtgtttgtttatgtGTACACTAGTACTCCTGCTTTTCCAATATAGAGATTATTTCTTAAATCACTTACCAGCAGAAGTATGAATCGTTCTTATGATATTTCCTAACAACAACCCTGTCATAGAGAATTTGTACAACCAGTGTCTATGAATAAACATGTTGacatttttaaatgacaaaaaagCCCCTTTTCCTTTCATCTCTCATCTTATTATGATCTAGTTTAACTTCTTAGCAACAAGACTTACAATTCTATAGACCATGGCAACTGGCTAGTGGTTCTCCCAACTCTGACTTTCATTACCTTCATCAACTACATAATTCTACCCCTTTATATGAATAGTAGataacttttattgatgtgtcaaataacattgattgacttacttatATAGAACTAGGCTTGCATTCCTAGAATAAATCTCCCtttgtcatgatgaataatctttttggtatactgctgtatcctgttggctaggatcttcttcaatattttagcatctatattcatcagaattattggtctgtagttgtccttttttatgtCTCTAttggcttttggtatcagggtgatgctggctttatagaaggtggaagggggtaATCCTGTGTCTTCTATATTTGTGAAGGAAGTATAGATATTAACTGTTTTATgaaagctttgtagaattcatttgtaaagccatatggccctggacttttgttgttaggaagttttattttttatttttttaaacttatttattttctcttttgtttcccttgttatagttaatagttattgttgttgttgaatgagacagaagaaaatagagagaggaggggataacatagagggggagagaaagatagacacttgcagccctgcttcactgcctgtgaagtgagtcccctgcaggtggggacccacaGGCACAAAACAAgatccttacaaaggtccttgtgttttgctccacatgtgcttaactctctgtgctaccacttgacacTCCattagattcttaataactgtttcactttctttgtctgtgattggtccattagGTTTTTCTTCCTGGTTCACTTTTGGAAGGCTATATGAtaccaggaattcttccatttcttccaaattctgtagcttggtggcatacaggtGTTGATAGAAGCTTCACCTGGGTTTTTGGATATGTGGTGTTTGTTGTATCCTCTGTCGTTtacaattctttttatttgagtCTTCCCCTCCCCGCCTTCATAAGTGAATCTTGCTAacaatttgtcaattttgtttaatttttcaaagaaccaacatttggcttcgctgatcttttgtatggttcttttatttcgaTATAGTTTATTTGTGCTCTGATTTTAGCAATTTATGTTCTGGTtgctgtagggttcctttgttcctcttcttctcagtctttaaggcatgcagtaaaatagcttacttgagtaatgtgtgcttgtatgtctaTGAGTTTCTCTCTAAGTACTATTTTTACTTTTGTCACCAATATTCTGATAGCTaatgtcttattttcttttgtttctagaAACAGTTGAGTGTCTTGCTTATGTTCCTCTTTGACCATGTGGTTATTAGGCAGtttgttgttgagtttctaagttttttgtgacttttagtaactttctcttttttttttgttgagttttagctttactccactatggtctgaggagatgcttggtatgatttcaatactcttgaatttgttgatacagcttttgtggcttaacatgtagtctatctttgaggatgtgctatgtgggtttgaaaagaaattttattccatttatttcGGGTGAAGAACTCTGCAAATGcacaggaggtctagtctatccaccTCTTCAATTACTTCCCGTTttcctttgttgattctctgctttgttgatctaagtgtgagagtggggtgttgaagtctcctaatATTACTGTGTTACTACTGATATATATTTTCTAGTTGTGTCTATAAgaatttgatatatttagatgggctctcattgggtgcatagaagtTAATAATTGTAACTCTTCATGGTTGGTTGATATTCAGATCACTATGTAATGATCTTGCCTATCTTTGATTACTatctttaatttaaagtctattgagtcatagataagaatggctgttcctgctcttctttgtggtccattagcctgtatgatagttttccatcctttcactttaagcctgtgtttgtcttggtgggtcaggtgggattctggcAAGCAGCATATAATTGggatgtgttttctgatccatcctcctactcggTGACTTTTAGTGtgtgattttaagccattgacatttattgatattatagatttaagacactgcagtgccattattcaacaacgttttctttgctctgatacatggcaagtattatagtgatgttcttgtttataggagatcttttaaaacctctttcaggtAAGAATTACTGataattgcctcctttaactattgatTGAGAAtgtttttgatccctccatctattctgaatgaaagactagcaggatatattatccttggttgaaacctgttttcattgagggctcagtagctatcttgtcattctcttctggcttttagaggttAAGTGGAGAGgtctgttgatagtcttatgagtttcccctgtatgtgaccttttgcttttctcttgcagcttttggaatcccttctttatccttacttcttttcattgtaactatcatgtatcttggtgtcttcaggtctgggttgattctgtttggtactatAGGCATCCTGAATAtaaatgttctttctgttgttttggtctgggaaattttcttctattattccctctagaatgtttacttccccttcctctcattctCCATCTGGTATGCTAATTATGAGAATGTTACTTTTTTGAGGccttcccatatgtctctgctgttgttttcagtgtctgtcaATTGCTTTTTTAGTTCCTTTACctccttctcagttttctgcgatTTATCCTCTGTTTGActacttctgttttctgcttctcttaatctgctttctcttccctcagaTTTCTCCATCAGTTCAGCtattactttttacttttattttccttgctcAGTTACAGTATTTGCATGTTATGCTAAATGTCCTCTTAGCCCAGCTATTTCGCCTTTCAGTTCTCTACTTATCTCAAGATAGTTACtattttcattactttatttaatttaaaatctatcgtgtctgagatgagaatggctgttcctgcccttttttgtggtccgttagcctgtatgatagttttccatcctttcactttaagtctgtgtttatcttgttgtgacagatgggattcttgcaagcagcatatggttgagttatgttttctgatccatccacccaccctgtgccttttgatgggtgagtttaagccattgacatttattgatattatagatttaatgtattgtagtgccattgttctaaaaaaaatttgtttgctcggatatattgcaagtattatagtgatgttcttgtttataagaggtcttttagtacctctttcagggccggcttggtgatggttgcctcctttaactgttatttatctaagaagattttgatccctccatctagtttgaatgaaagtctatcaggatatattatccttggttgaaaccctttttcattcagggctcgatagatatcttgccactcccttctggcttttagagtttgagtggagaagtctgcagataatcttatgggttttcccttgtatgtgactttttgtttctctcttgccgcctttaggatcctttctttatccttacttcttctcattgtgactatgatgtgtcttggtgtcttcaggtctgggttgattctgtttggtactctctgggcctcttgaatcttgatgtcctttctgttattcaggtctgggaagttttcttgtattatttcctctagaatgtttgcttccccttcctctctttcttcctctggcaggccaattatacgaatgttacttcttttgagatcatcccatatgtctctgttgttgttttcagtgtctctcaatctctttttaagctctttcacctctttcttcgttttctctaactcatcctctgtctgactaattcttttttctgcttctgttagtctgctttcccttgcctcagcttctttcttcattacagctatttcagctttcagttctctaattgtctcaagataatcagtattttccttgggggtctcaactgttgtttccctaatactggcattcctttccttcaatgttgttttcatttctgtgattattaagtttattattgcttgca
The DNA window shown above is from Erinaceus europaeus chromosome 2, mEriEur2.1, whole genome shotgun sequence and carries:
- the LOC103118096 gene encoding disintegrin and metalloproteinase domain-containing protein 25-like; translated protein: MPVFTYTDQGALLEDQPFVQSDCFYHGYVEGDPESLVALSSCFGGFRGMLQIHDIAYEIKPQNHSDTFEHVMYRMQRKDTSPPLRCGLTDEEIEWQLKSLESDNSTLMQSGFEGWWTHRRYLELAVVVDHNRYVHSNSNASNVYADVCTVLNGIDFFLKSLDVEVILTGLEIWTNQNPIPTDNITTLLSDFCRWKKTSVISRVPHDVAHIFVNHDYSGILGKSNVGTVCERKSNCGIDSFINDDLQEFAYIVTHELGHNLGLTHDKDTCTCGDTTGCIMYAGIVNATKFSNCSYASFWGVTTQQVKCLHSPPSHDQVFTYPRCGNHVIEPQEECDCGSLKLCAKDPCCQSNCTLRPGANCASGLCCKDCKILPAGTVCRAAENICDLPEWCNGTSYLCPEDVYVQGGMPCPGGYCYEKRCNNRDEQCGKIFGKGVKSANDRCYQEMNTRGDRFGHCGLREHIYIQCDVQNILCGRVQCVNVNKIPLLSNHSTVHWTSLDGINCWGTDYHFGMTIPDIGEVKDGTECGAKHICIKRRCVPMSDLKSPCSREFCKMNGVCNNKDHCHCNLGWSPPNCGGPGLGGSVDSGPAPKIIETGMRQFWLLRLILFLLVAFILICLKYCETREVMKEAEESSETIKINKAESITESNRKDTNKAESITESNRKDTKISKKRKSTKHIGIIDPNESNQPKVNEKSPTPSKIVRSASMNQKGLQRQKSQRRKSLKL